In Hevea brasiliensis isolate MT/VB/25A 57/8 chromosome 13, ASM3005281v1, whole genome shotgun sequence, a single genomic region encodes these proteins:
- the LOC110645867 gene encoding uncharacterized protein LOC110645867, which translates to MKPAFTFFLLLCLFSFVNLNYARKLPQDYWKSIMKEQPMPEAIRGLFVEEHPAANDSVSGSKFVKDFDTRPIAVIYRSIHGELKKIDGKDVRVDDHEMKAEKSFVERSKPGMEIPT; encoded by the exons ATGAAGCCCgcattcactttctttcttctgttGTGTCTCTTCTCG TTTGTGAACCTCAACTATGCAAGAAAGCTACCACAGGACTACTGGAAGAGCATAATGAAAGAACAGCCTATGCCAGAAGCAATCAGAGGCCTGTTTGTTGAAGAACATCCGGCAGCTAATGATTCTGTATCAGGTTCTAAATTTGTAAAGGATTTTGACACTAGACCTATTGCTGTAATATACCGAAGCATCCACGGCGAGCTTAAGAAAATCGATGGCAAGGACGTGAGAGTTGACGATCATGAGATGAAAGCAGAGAAATCTTTTGTTGAGCGTAGCAAGCCTGGTATGGAGATTCCCACATAG
- the LOC110645859 gene encoding F-box/FBD/LRR-repeat protein At3g52680-like — MSRRIDTNGKEDKKIRFSNMAEDDNDPAHLCDAIGRLPDELLHTILEKLPLLDAVSTGFLSHRWRDLWKYVSVVEFDPSWVELTGKEIVSSLNQFICLHKGPKIRSFSVRFIYQPEMSTHVVSWVLFAINKHVENLDLDFDVGDTNIARNTAFGPCYKLHPCVFNCKSLVKLVLCFCNLDLPMSIGLRSLKVLHLHRIELHHNAIEMLTSNAPVLQQLFLSDCNRTRDLYIHVAPNQRFCNLVIIENFFPVNHSTRMFIKAPTAFQVAFMGSMPRSKYEIDEVSECAEVYSSIHGMFGACGKDGINVLFKYSKVQK; from the exons ATGTCTAGGAGAATCGACACCAACGGCAAGGAAGATAAAAAA ATACGATTTTCAAACATGGCTGAGGACGACAATGACCCAGCGCATTTATGTGATGCTATTGGTAGGCTACCAGATGAATTACTTCATACCATACTGGAGAAACTACCACTACTCGATGCAGTGAGTACTGGATTCTTGTCACATAGATGGAGAGATTTATGGAAGTATGTTTCCGTTGTTGAATTTGATCCATCATGGGTTGAGTTGACAGGAAAAGAGATTGTTTCATCTCTTAATCAGTTCATCTGCCTTCATAAAGGTCCAAAAATTCGAAGTTTCTCTGTACGATTCATATATCAGCCAGAAATGTCAACACATGTTGTTTCATGGGTCCTCTTCGCAATTAATAAGCATGTTGAAAACTTAGATCTTGACTTTGATGTGGGTGATACCAATATAGCAAGGAATACTGCATTTGGTCCATGCTATAAGTTACATCCTTGTGTTTTCAACTGCAAATCATTGGTCAAATTGGTACTGTGTTTCTGTAATCTGGACCTGCCAATGTCCATTGGTCTTCGTTCTCTCAAAGTGTTACATTTGCATCGAATTGAATTACATCATAATGCAATCGAGATGCTCACTTCAAATGCTCCCGTCCTCCAGCAACTATTCTTGAGCGATTGCAACAGGACCAGGGATCTGTATATTCATGTAGCACCAAATCAACGTTTTTGTAATTTGGTGATAATTGAAAACTTTTTCCCTGTCAACCATTCAACTAGAATGTTTATCAAGGCTCCAACTGCCTTCCAAGTGGCGTTTATGGGCTCAATGCCAAGGTCAAAGTATGAGATAGATGAAGTATCAGAATGTGCTGAGGTTTATTCCAGTATTCATGGGATGTTTGGTGCTTGTGGAAAGGATGGAATAAATGTCCTGTTTAAATACTCTAAAGTTCAAAAGTAA
- the LOC110645860 gene encoding uncharacterized protein LOC110645860 isoform X2, which yields MDHQWRPILPPEGNICPICSAPHFPFCPPQTLPPYPTYNQNPRFPPHPNYPPHDPYHAGMPNQYVDNPNDGWHRNQSFDYRGGFGLSVYDYNNNNSNSSSNGYIGEVDGRFKRPRVDEVGSTLYGHDNNQNPANFLSEDERRLKLIRDHGVALSGDLTNVSYGSDFNASYGRNVDMNNHFECSRNGEPNRLQNDGSAMYSPFHPNARMQQSRESQSLPYRVPEVRNAHYGDLSLAQNQFNESMSAKGPHYSHMSNWQENQPSQSYGMPNYLRPDYQTPGHGMNEPGGYLPCPENRVIGGQPPPPPLPASPPPPVPMERFKAYSSPPKTSLFPVPISSSASNSYLQNKPLSHASTAFSSEEWQTSSLPKQLSPDKPTIIDASQLFKQPYRAARPDHIVIILRGLPGSGKSYLAKMMRDLEVENGGNAPRIHSMDDYFMTEVEKVEDSDASKSSSLGRGKKLTMKKVMEYCYEPEMEEAYRDSMLKAFKKTLEEGIFTLVIVDDRNLRVADFAQFWAIAKRSGYEVYISEAPYKDPVGCAARNVHGFTLTEIKDMARQWEEAPALYLQLDIKSLFHGDDLKESGIQEVDMDTEDDDNPPGLLERNTEKAIPELLEDNLPQVPPKDGKRWDAEEDHSAQGVKELGKSKWSDDLDEDDTEGYERMKGNLNALSGLIQAYGKQGKSVRWSDQVGNTGFSIGAAKANVRSLVIGPGAGYNLKSNPLPKDGSLTSTHSMGESRRQSTFQERLRAEHESFKAVFDKRRRRIGGLDLEEE from the exons ATGGACCATCAATGGCGCCCAATACTTCCTCCTGAAGGCAATATCTGCCCCATTTGCTCCGCTCCTCACTTCCCATTTTGCCCCCCCCAAACCCTTCCTCCTTATCCTACGTACAACCAAAACCCTAGATTCCCACCACATCCAAATTATCCACCACACGACCCGTACCATGCGGGTATGCCTAACCAGTACGTGGACAATCCAAACGACGGGTGGCACAGAAACCAGAGTTTTGATTACAGGGGAGGATTTGGGCTGTCAGTGTATGATTACAACAATAATAATAGCAATAGTAGTAGTAATGGCTATATTGGTGAGGTAGATGGGAGATTTAAGCGGCCTAGGGTTGATGAGGTTGGATCTACTTTGTATGGGCACGATAATAACCAAAATCCGGCAAACTTCTTATCGGAGGATGAGCGTAGATTGAAGCTGATACGCGATCATGGCGTTGCTTTGAGTGGGGATTTGACGAATGTTAGTTATGGTTCGGATTTCAATGCAAGTTATGGTAGGAATGTAGATATGAATAATCACTTTGAGTGTTCGAGGAACGGGGAGCCTAATCGTTTACAGAATGATGGGAGTGCCATGTACAGTCCTTTCCATCCAAATGCTCGAATGCAGCAGTCGCGCGAATCTCAGAGTCTGCCTTATCGAGTCCCTGAAGTTCGTAACGCGCATTATGGTGATCTTAGTTTGGCACAGAATCAGTTTAATGAATCAATGTCAGCGAAGGGACCTCATTATTCTCATATGAGTAACTGGCAGGAAAATCAGCCATCGCAATCTTATGGAATGCCTAATTATTTGAGACCTGATTATCAAACCCCTGGCCACGGTATGAACGAGCCAGGAGGTTACTTGCCTTGCCCTGAAAATAGGGTAATCGGTGGTCAACCTCCTCCTCCACCTCTTCCTGCTTCACCACCGCCTCCTGTTCCAATGGAACGTTTTAAAGCCTACTCTTCGCCACCAAAAACTTCCTTGTTTCCAGTTCCTATTAGTTCCTCAGCAAGCAATTCCTACTTGCAAAATAAGCCTCTTTCACATGCTTCAACTGCCTTTTCTTCAGAG GAATGGCAAACATCGTCTCTGCCAAAGCAGCTATCTCCAGATAAGCCAACAATCATTGATGCTTCCCAATTGTTTAAGCAGCCTTATCGGGCTGCCCGTCCTGATCATATTGTGATAATCCTACGAGGGCTTCCAG GTAGTGGTAAGAGCTACTTGGCAAAGATGATGCGTGATCTTGAGGTTGAAAATGGTGGTAATGCCCCACGAATTCATTCAATGGACGACTATTTCATGACTGAAGTTGAAAAG GTTGAGGACAGTGATGCTTCAAAATCTTCTAGCTTGGGTAGAGGCAAGAAACTAACTATGAAGAAGGTCATGGAGTATTGTTATGAACCCGAAATGGAGGAG GCTTATCGAGACAGCATGTTGAAAGCTTTCAAAAAGACCCTTGAGGAGGGAATCTTCACGCTTGTTATTG TGGATGACCGCAATCTGCGGGTAGCTGATTTTGCTCAGTTTTGGGCAATTGCAAAG agatCTGGCTATGAAGTTTACATATCAGAAGCTCCATATAAAGACCCTGTG GGCTGTGCAGCTAGGAATGTACATGGTTTTACACTAACTGAAATAAAGGACATGGCTCGGCAGTGGGAAGAAGCTCCGGCATTATACTTGCAACTGGATATCAAG TCATTATTCCACGGTGATGATCTGAAGGAAAGTGGAATTCAAGAG GTTGATATGGATACTGAAGATGATGATAATCCACCTGGACTgctggaaagaaatactgagaagGCCATACCTGAACTCTTGGAGGATAATCTGCCTCAGG TTCCTCCAAAAGATGGGAAGAGATGGGATGCTGAAGAGGACCATTCTGCACAAGGAGTGAAAGAATTAGGTAAAAGTAAATGGTCAGATGATTTAGATGAAGATGATACAGAAGGGTATGAAAGAATGAAGGGCAATTTAAATGCTCTTTCTGGGTTAATTCAAGCATATGGAAAGCAAGGAAAATCCGTGCGTTGGAGCGACCAG GTTGGCAATACTGGTTTTTCTATAGGTGCAGCAAAGGCAAATGTGCGGTCTTTAGTGATTGGACCAGGTGCTGGATACAATTTG AAGTCCAACCCATTACCCAAGGATGGAAGC
- the LOC110645848 gene encoding uncharacterized protein LOC110645848, which yields MAVAVPSPSAAYLRGIQRHFFSSNPLLAPPFPAKQARTVVAMAPKKKVNKYDDGWKKQWYGPGIFYESSEELEFDVFKKLEKRKVLSNVEKAGLLSKAEELGFTLSSLEKLGVFSKAEELGLLSLLEKTVSVSPSTLASATLPILVVALAAIVVIPDDSAGLVAVQVVLAGALVVGAAGLFVGSVVLGGLQEAD from the exons ATGGCGGTCGCAGTTCCATCACCCTCAGCTGCTTATCTTCGAGGAATCCAACGCCACTTCTTCTCTTCCAATCCCCTTCTCGCACCCCCATTTCCCGCTAAACAGGCCCGCACGGTCGTTGCTATGGCTCCCAAGAAGAag GTGAACAAGTACGATGATGGTTGGAAGAAACAATGGTATGGTCCGGGAATCTTCTACGAAAGCAGTGAAGAATTGGAATTCGATGTGTTCAAGAAGCTGGAGAAGCGCAAAGTACTTAGCAACGTAGAAAAGGCAGGACTACTCTCCAAGGCGGAGGAGCTGGGATTCACACTGTCGTCACTAGAGAAGTTAGGTGTGTTTTCCAAAGCTGAGGAGTTAGGCCTTTTGAGTCTGTTGGAGAAGACAGTCAGTGTCTCTCCGTCCACTCTGGCTTCCGCAACGCTTCCGATACTGGTAGTGGCGCTAGCAGCGATCGTCGTAATACCGGATGATTCGGCGGGGCTGGTGGCGGTGCAAGTTGTATTGGCAGGTGCGCTTGTTGTTGGCGCTGCTGGGTTGTTTGTTGGGTCTGTTGTGCTTGGTGGGCTGCAAGAAGCTGACTGA
- the LOC110645860 gene encoding uncharacterized protein LOC110645860 isoform X1, whose protein sequence is MDHQWRPILPPEGNICPICSAPHFPFCPPQTLPPYPTYNQNPRFPPHPNYPPHDPYHAGMPNQYVDNPNDGWHRNQSFDYRGGFGLSVYDYNNNNSNSSSNGYIGEVDGRFKRPRVDEVGSTLYGHDNNQNPANFLSEDERRLKLIRDHGVALSGDLTNVSYGSDFNASYGRNVDMNNHFECSRNGEPNRLQNDGSAMYSPFHPNARMQQSRESQSLPYRVPEVRNAHYGDLSLAQNQFNESMSAKGPHYSHMSNWQENQPSQSYGMPNYLRPDYQTPGHGMNEPGGYLPCPENRVIGGQPPPPPLPASPPPPVPMERFKAYSSPPKTSLFPVPISSSASNSYLQNKPLSHASTAFSSEEWQTSSLPKQLSPDKPTIIDASQLFKQPYRAARPDHIVIILRGLPGSGKSYLAKMMRDLEVENGGNAPRIHSMDDYFMTEVEKKVEDSDASKSSSLGRGKKLTMKKVMEYCYEPEMEEAYRDSMLKAFKKTLEEGIFTLVIVDDRNLRVADFAQFWAIAKRSGYEVYISEAPYKDPVGCAARNVHGFTLTEIKDMARQWEEAPALYLQLDIKSLFHGDDLKESGIQEVDMDTEDDDNPPGLLERNTEKAIPELLEDNLPQVPPKDGKRWDAEEDHSAQGVKELGKSKWSDDLDEDDTEGYERMKGNLNALSGLIQAYGKQGKSVRWSDQVGNTGFSIGAAKANVRSLVIGPGAGYNLKSNPLPKDGSLTSTHSMGESRRQSTFQERLRAEHESFKAVFDKRRRRIGGLDLEEE, encoded by the exons ATGGACCATCAATGGCGCCCAATACTTCCTCCTGAAGGCAATATCTGCCCCATTTGCTCCGCTCCTCACTTCCCATTTTGCCCCCCCCAAACCCTTCCTCCTTATCCTACGTACAACCAAAACCCTAGATTCCCACCACATCCAAATTATCCACCACACGACCCGTACCATGCGGGTATGCCTAACCAGTACGTGGACAATCCAAACGACGGGTGGCACAGAAACCAGAGTTTTGATTACAGGGGAGGATTTGGGCTGTCAGTGTATGATTACAACAATAATAATAGCAATAGTAGTAGTAATGGCTATATTGGTGAGGTAGATGGGAGATTTAAGCGGCCTAGGGTTGATGAGGTTGGATCTACTTTGTATGGGCACGATAATAACCAAAATCCGGCAAACTTCTTATCGGAGGATGAGCGTAGATTGAAGCTGATACGCGATCATGGCGTTGCTTTGAGTGGGGATTTGACGAATGTTAGTTATGGTTCGGATTTCAATGCAAGTTATGGTAGGAATGTAGATATGAATAATCACTTTGAGTGTTCGAGGAACGGGGAGCCTAATCGTTTACAGAATGATGGGAGTGCCATGTACAGTCCTTTCCATCCAAATGCTCGAATGCAGCAGTCGCGCGAATCTCAGAGTCTGCCTTATCGAGTCCCTGAAGTTCGTAACGCGCATTATGGTGATCTTAGTTTGGCACAGAATCAGTTTAATGAATCAATGTCAGCGAAGGGACCTCATTATTCTCATATGAGTAACTGGCAGGAAAATCAGCCATCGCAATCTTATGGAATGCCTAATTATTTGAGACCTGATTATCAAACCCCTGGCCACGGTATGAACGAGCCAGGAGGTTACTTGCCTTGCCCTGAAAATAGGGTAATCGGTGGTCAACCTCCTCCTCCACCTCTTCCTGCTTCACCACCGCCTCCTGTTCCAATGGAACGTTTTAAAGCCTACTCTTCGCCACCAAAAACTTCCTTGTTTCCAGTTCCTATTAGTTCCTCAGCAAGCAATTCCTACTTGCAAAATAAGCCTCTTTCACATGCTTCAACTGCCTTTTCTTCAGAG GAATGGCAAACATCGTCTCTGCCAAAGCAGCTATCTCCAGATAAGCCAACAATCATTGATGCTTCCCAATTGTTTAAGCAGCCTTATCGGGCTGCCCGTCCTGATCATATTGTGATAATCCTACGAGGGCTTCCAG GTAGTGGTAAGAGCTACTTGGCAAAGATGATGCGTGATCTTGAGGTTGAAAATGGTGGTAATGCCCCACGAATTCATTCAATGGACGACTATTTCATGACTGAAGTTGAAAAG AAGGTTGAGGACAGTGATGCTTCAAAATCTTCTAGCTTGGGTAGAGGCAAGAAACTAACTATGAAGAAGGTCATGGAGTATTGTTATGAACCCGAAATGGAGGAG GCTTATCGAGACAGCATGTTGAAAGCTTTCAAAAAGACCCTTGAGGAGGGAATCTTCACGCTTGTTATTG TGGATGACCGCAATCTGCGGGTAGCTGATTTTGCTCAGTTTTGGGCAATTGCAAAG agatCTGGCTATGAAGTTTACATATCAGAAGCTCCATATAAAGACCCTGTG GGCTGTGCAGCTAGGAATGTACATGGTTTTACACTAACTGAAATAAAGGACATGGCTCGGCAGTGGGAAGAAGCTCCGGCATTATACTTGCAACTGGATATCAAG TCATTATTCCACGGTGATGATCTGAAGGAAAGTGGAATTCAAGAG GTTGATATGGATACTGAAGATGATGATAATCCACCTGGACTgctggaaagaaatactgagaagGCCATACCTGAACTCTTGGAGGATAATCTGCCTCAGG TTCCTCCAAAAGATGGGAAGAGATGGGATGCTGAAGAGGACCATTCTGCACAAGGAGTGAAAGAATTAGGTAAAAGTAAATGGTCAGATGATTTAGATGAAGATGATACAGAAGGGTATGAAAGAATGAAGGGCAATTTAAATGCTCTTTCTGGGTTAATTCAAGCATATGGAAAGCAAGGAAAATCCGTGCGTTGGAGCGACCAG GTTGGCAATACTGGTTTTTCTATAGGTGCAGCAAAGGCAAATGTGCGGTCTTTAGTGATTGGACCAGGTGCTGGATACAATTTG AAGTCCAACCCATTACCCAAGGATGGAAGC
- the LOC110645860 gene encoding uncharacterized protein LOC110645860 isoform X3: MDHQWRPILPPEGNICPICSAPHFPFCPPQTLPPYPTYNQNPRFPPHPNYPPHDPYHAGMPNQYVDNPNDGWHRNQSFDYRGGFGLSVYDYNNNNSNSSSNGYIGEVDGRFKRPRVDEVGSTLYGHDNNQNPANFLSEDERRLKLIRDHGVALSGDLTNVSYGSDFNASYGRNVDMNNHFECSRNGEPNRLQNDGSAMYSPFHPNARMQQSRESQSLPYRVPEVRNAHYGDLSLAQNQFNESMSAKGPHYSHMSNWQENQPSQSYGMPNYLRPDYQTPGHGMNEPGGYLPCPENRVIGGQPPPPPLPASPPPPVPMERFKAYSSPPKTSLFPVPISSSASNSYLQNKPLSHASTAFSSEEWQTSSLPKQLSPDKPTIIDASQLFKQPYRAARPDHIVIILRGLPGSGKSYLAKMMRDLEVENGGNAPRIHSMDDYFMTEVEKKVEDSDASKSSSLGRGKKLTMKKVMEYCYEPEMEEAYRDSMLKAFKKTLEEGIFTLVIVDDRNLRVADFAQFWAIAKRSGYEVYISEAPYKDPVGCAARNVHGFTLTEIKDMARQWEEAPALYLQLDIKSLFHGDDLKESGIQEVDMDTEDDDNPPGLLERNTEKAIPELLEDNLPQDGKRWDAEEDHSAQGVKELGKSKWSDDLDEDDTEGYERMKGNLNALSGLIQAYGKQGKSVRWSDQVGNTGFSIGAAKANVRSLVIGPGAGYNLKSNPLPKDGSLTSTHSMGESRRQSTFQERLRAEHESFKAVFDKRRRRIGGLDLEEE; this comes from the exons ATGGACCATCAATGGCGCCCAATACTTCCTCCTGAAGGCAATATCTGCCCCATTTGCTCCGCTCCTCACTTCCCATTTTGCCCCCCCCAAACCCTTCCTCCTTATCCTACGTACAACCAAAACCCTAGATTCCCACCACATCCAAATTATCCACCACACGACCCGTACCATGCGGGTATGCCTAACCAGTACGTGGACAATCCAAACGACGGGTGGCACAGAAACCAGAGTTTTGATTACAGGGGAGGATTTGGGCTGTCAGTGTATGATTACAACAATAATAATAGCAATAGTAGTAGTAATGGCTATATTGGTGAGGTAGATGGGAGATTTAAGCGGCCTAGGGTTGATGAGGTTGGATCTACTTTGTATGGGCACGATAATAACCAAAATCCGGCAAACTTCTTATCGGAGGATGAGCGTAGATTGAAGCTGATACGCGATCATGGCGTTGCTTTGAGTGGGGATTTGACGAATGTTAGTTATGGTTCGGATTTCAATGCAAGTTATGGTAGGAATGTAGATATGAATAATCACTTTGAGTGTTCGAGGAACGGGGAGCCTAATCGTTTACAGAATGATGGGAGTGCCATGTACAGTCCTTTCCATCCAAATGCTCGAATGCAGCAGTCGCGCGAATCTCAGAGTCTGCCTTATCGAGTCCCTGAAGTTCGTAACGCGCATTATGGTGATCTTAGTTTGGCACAGAATCAGTTTAATGAATCAATGTCAGCGAAGGGACCTCATTATTCTCATATGAGTAACTGGCAGGAAAATCAGCCATCGCAATCTTATGGAATGCCTAATTATTTGAGACCTGATTATCAAACCCCTGGCCACGGTATGAACGAGCCAGGAGGTTACTTGCCTTGCCCTGAAAATAGGGTAATCGGTGGTCAACCTCCTCCTCCACCTCTTCCTGCTTCACCACCGCCTCCTGTTCCAATGGAACGTTTTAAAGCCTACTCTTCGCCACCAAAAACTTCCTTGTTTCCAGTTCCTATTAGTTCCTCAGCAAGCAATTCCTACTTGCAAAATAAGCCTCTTTCACATGCTTCAACTGCCTTTTCTTCAGAG GAATGGCAAACATCGTCTCTGCCAAAGCAGCTATCTCCAGATAAGCCAACAATCATTGATGCTTCCCAATTGTTTAAGCAGCCTTATCGGGCTGCCCGTCCTGATCATATTGTGATAATCCTACGAGGGCTTCCAG GTAGTGGTAAGAGCTACTTGGCAAAGATGATGCGTGATCTTGAGGTTGAAAATGGTGGTAATGCCCCACGAATTCATTCAATGGACGACTATTTCATGACTGAAGTTGAAAAG AAGGTTGAGGACAGTGATGCTTCAAAATCTTCTAGCTTGGGTAGAGGCAAGAAACTAACTATGAAGAAGGTCATGGAGTATTGTTATGAACCCGAAATGGAGGAG GCTTATCGAGACAGCATGTTGAAAGCTTTCAAAAAGACCCTTGAGGAGGGAATCTTCACGCTTGTTATTG TGGATGACCGCAATCTGCGGGTAGCTGATTTTGCTCAGTTTTGGGCAATTGCAAAG agatCTGGCTATGAAGTTTACATATCAGAAGCTCCATATAAAGACCCTGTG GGCTGTGCAGCTAGGAATGTACATGGTTTTACACTAACTGAAATAAAGGACATGGCTCGGCAGTGGGAAGAAGCTCCGGCATTATACTTGCAACTGGATATCAAG TCATTATTCCACGGTGATGATCTGAAGGAAAGTGGAATTCAAGAG GTTGATATGGATACTGAAGATGATGATAATCCACCTGGACTgctggaaagaaatactgagaagGCCATACCTGAACTCTTGGAGGATAATCTGCCTCAGG ATGGGAAGAGATGGGATGCTGAAGAGGACCATTCTGCACAAGGAGTGAAAGAATTAGGTAAAAGTAAATGGTCAGATGATTTAGATGAAGATGATACAGAAGGGTATGAAAGAATGAAGGGCAATTTAAATGCTCTTTCTGGGTTAATTCAAGCATATGGAAAGCAAGGAAAATCCGTGCGTTGGAGCGACCAG GTTGGCAATACTGGTTTTTCTATAGGTGCAGCAAAGGCAAATGTGCGGTCTTTAGTGATTGGACCAGGTGCTGGATACAATTTG AAGTCCAACCCATTACCCAAGGATGGAAGC
- the LOC110645849 gene encoding protein NRT1/ PTR FAMILY 4.6: MDEANKWEGYVDWKNGPALRGRHGGVLAASFILVVEVLENLAYLANASNLVLYLSKFMHFSPSSSANIVTNFMGTAFLLALLGGFLADALFTTYRIYLISAAIEFTGLLALTVQARFTSLKPPPCVPANTIISCEQVHGGKAVMLFAGLYLVALGVGGIKGSLPPHGAEQFDETTPQGRKQRSSFFNYYVFCLSCGALIAVTFVVWIEDNKGWQWGFGISTATILLSIPIFLLGSPVYRNKVPKGSPITTIFKVLVAAIYNTCKAGNPSNAVRGMDRSSSYTTEASEGEDSHAKKGAPSETPGESLKFLNRAVMNKTINPMLQCTVKDVEEVKIVLRIVPIFMSTIMLNCCLAQLSTFSVQQASTMNTKLGSLKVPPASLPVFPVISIMMLAPIYNHIIIPFARKVTKSEMGITHLQRIGTGLVLSTVAMAVAALVEIKRKGLVANYQLTNSAEALPITFLWIAWQYLFLGSADLFTLAGMMEFFFTEAPTSMRSLATSLSWASLAMGYYLSSVLVSIVNAVTGACRHTPWLFGNNLNHYHLERFYWLMCILSGLNFLHYLFWACRYRYKSTKPDDE; the protein is encoded by the exons ATG GATGAAGCAAACAAGTGGGAAGGCTATGTAGACTGGAAGAATGGACCTGCCCTAAGGGGTCGTCATGGCGGCGTGCTTGCTGCCTCCTTCATCTTGG TCGTGGAGGTACTAGAGAATCTAGCATACCTGGCAAATGCAAGTAACCTTGTGCTATACCTGTCCAAGTTCATGCATTTTTCTCCATCCAGCTCCGCCAACATTGTTACCAATTTTATGGGAACAGCCTTCCTCCTTGCTCTACTTGGTGGCTTTCTGGCAGATGCCTTATTCACCACCTATCGAATCTATTTGATAAGTGCTGCAATAGAATTCACG GGCCTGTTAGCACTCACAGTCCAAGCTCGCTTCACTTCACTGAAACCACCACCATGTGTTCCAGCAAACACAATCATCTCATGTGAACAGGTTCATGGGGGGAAAGCAGTGATGTTATTTGCAGGCCTCTATCTAGTGGCACTGGGTGTTGGAGGAATAAAAGGTTCACTTCCCCCACATGGCGCCGAGCAGTTTGATGAAACTACCCCACAAGGAAGAAAGCAGCGATCATCATTCTTTAATTACTATGTTTTCTGCCTCTCTTGTGGGGCTCTGATAGCAGTGACTTTTGTGGTATGGATTGAAGACAACAAAGGATGGCAATGGGGTTTTGGGATCTCCACTGCAACTATACTTCTCTCCATCCCAATCTTCCTCCTTGGATCCCCAGTGTATAGGAACAAAGTTCCAAAGGGAAGCCCCATCACAACCATATTCAAG GTTCTCGTTGCAGCAATTTATAACACCTGCAAAGCAGGGAATCCAAGCAATGCTGTCAGGGGCATGGACAGAAGCTCATCATACACCACTGAGGCCAGTGAGGGAGAGGATAGTCATGCCAAAAAGGGGGCACCAAGTGAAACTCCGGGGGAAAGTTTAAAGTTTCTCAATAGAGCAGTGATGAACAAGACTATAAACCCAATGCTTCAATGCACAGTAAAGGATGTAGAAGAGGTTAAGATAGTGCTAAGGATAGTCCCCATCTTCATGTCTACCATAATGTTAAACTGCTGCCTCGCTCAACTCTCCACCTTTTCTGTCCAACAAGCTTCAACCATGAATACCAAGCTTGGTTCCTTGAAAGTCCCACCAGCTTCTCTCCCTGTCTTCCCTGTCATCTCCATCATGATGCTGGCACCAATTTATAATCATATTATCATTCCATTTGCGAGGAAAGTTACAAAATCTGAAATGGGGATCACTCATTTGCAAAGAATAGGGACAGGGCTAGTCCTCTCCACTGTGGCAATGGCAGTGGCAGCGCTAGTAGAAATCAAGCGAAAAGGATTGGTGGCCAATTATCAACTAACAAATTCAGCTGAAGCTCTACCCATCACATTCCTTTGGATAGCCTGGCAGTACTTGTTCCTTGGATCAGCTGATCTTTTCACCTTAGCTGGCATGATGGAATTCTTCTTCACAGAAGCCCCTACAAGCATGAGATCTTTGGCTACATCTCTCTCCTGGGCCTCACTGGCAATGGGATACTACCTCAGTTCTGTGCTTGTGTCAATAGTCAATGCTGTGACTGGTGCCTGCAGACACACACCATGGCTATTTGGAAACAACTTGAATCATTATCACCTGGAGCGGTTTTACTGGTTGATGTGCATATTAAGTGGATTGAACTTCTTGCATTATCTATTCTGGGCTTGCCGCTACAGATACAAATCAACAAAGCCTGATGACGAATAA